The following proteins are co-located in the Malassezia restricta chromosome II, complete sequence genome:
- a CDS encoding cell morphogenesis protein (PAG1), translating into MDQEEEAQVVIPDLEDEDVLGSCLDATLNNGFSSPNGLPTDPRSADISDAQHLPPPFPTPSSSSIPISTSKRTPGKLLHFRTASLTADESASISAKSSLRFGSSFSNAFQGMDYFQSPGRSTDALHNFSFPVKKPSFASLRAAIKGQPSTPTHKEPSSDAGPSPLSRSADISAVSSSLMQSTSTPWSVKWHKKGASQDGSLSGPLNLSPTRPMRPQHAHKISQMSDMLADGMPVSPLGNVAYPTSHDMLSSPVEDVDALHMLSPFSTTPSAEPMTYAMRQIFARFQALADDALHAVLVTQQDCDVLSILFPTQAHRTGWDDVLSTMASLARHNRPLVIESLLTWRSDVLDHPLSLRPTHRRPSDALSISSINSVAGDVLHRRRALASTYLTSQALLVTVPPGTNDRMGDEEEDPAMNEFVTTVFQFLHLCSMDRESERGSQTRLHTSLQQQCFDVVARLIGELSRHCLPMLGAQFVSILQQSSTVVVSRDNELLTEAAVLGMRYLRIITYPMDVFETGAEFLQVLARFFVHSHGYRIKRAFARVLHTIIEPVARTASAELFHPTWMDAMATLMPKTQGMAMRARYFGTAYPLWTVALCASPPDVLVDRWFPCVEAGWSRMRERKDTETRAMVYACAAQLFWAYLFRCHEGTNPTQRRLDAFFGLCLPPVRSNVSPTDVCVDSCVDMLSAALYRQFEYTYPLILDMLRHTSLDKKSAPAVFQPDLLQPVRMCIAIRSVARTRHYYVCGEMPSLPGAALPSMEELAIEPEGSVAVPNAHVEQVQMQLDAVMTQIALHCDYLLKDLTVLDGQVPLAPGTNAPHLPTTPGSEPFEVRTHAQGAFTVAYAAEHQPYLDLLRTCIETWPRCMSHSVSKATCHSLLFRGLFCVEPRVQQASAAALSRIARGGEEAHSILRALLQWLFRKDGVVWELQSHADVLVAQFAQVADVMVSLLELCGTETPPPDELETGAWLLLCVPSSVLRHRTTRLLLHHTSLSEFYTKFFMRPCTDFIDQSTSSQLSASQRARIAKWRDAGSAYPLNRLASSSENGTLWSAALPRVLQHLEQRAPHLTEQLYVLLLGAVQRLEPSMASIARLRKGTAQVPLTLTFLRQIWRMYVLALCTVCRAHTQHIALLMPYLVCDDYDLQSTAAEALSHCHALAYPTLISALSHLFDNMHWPVRLCIGHILAQTTAALTSASSLAPWLLTWIHQTMHILQFDLAPDVQVYRLRRYLCMVLAGFYSSLEAEHAAHVFPVELRMRLLIVLHDWRSLQDASRLAAQLSAALERTASKPKDKIIVSLRHELHLLALCAEDAMAALCAGGFDSTTMDTSPVLTWLCEMLAAPSSHTRDTAQRGLRALLMHNPSNAVVLDTVVAYCYHDLSQSHASRTAFAVLCDTYPHLEMPAAHIVCLSLCLLAHPDVHLRTRALNMLESFTDRQSTPVSLISMSPSVLSFHPAVYLDAQSSISQLLSHATVINALAEWTRRIDDIPPSFHEPVLTLIPPWLRAASLGNESDALVHLVTLSHLFGRAHPLAVRNLWQAVGWSTADTHALLHFLHTRTLHYRSFEFLEVARLIVANLPPAARQVAQHALLESMVPEAAIPYSPSGISALSIDAYFPPPGTELMPLAPTLISLLFFGECVDASLLRHERLPIVLHLLCMYLDGTSSALHSSILRAAEQILSVLPTRIELQTNLFLALRSAHAMSRIDLVTYGAMHVPQKLEVLVNVLCDAVERHVIPIRDVWCDVAQFWAVNAPVRRMACRSLQVMRALRPTYAISAVPSLLARLAETLPSSEAMPYTLELLSTLEAIIPTAVPEVLAPIFWAVAACVQTTWIPVFVATVSLLHTWMDHIDMSLSTCNTLWTSRPSSWNVSAAGIQCALVRGLRLPRCDVMVLHLLERMAHIEHPELLESTMQDRVLTLFTAALPWFLQACENEKSAHHALVLRLGDALTNLANNAQRSDVARITASIARGRFRRADDLARQAALSIALGCTQPRAVHLVTLLVLMLYHESEDLCRLVLLALPPCLQALQAQDISSLVPDVPLDPLVRLLHSPLASLALDVLHSPIFVDESSTPTLQVCGWTGLSAESDARMSCSNMQAVSKTWSVPDSERGVLAFVPDGDGDADDERDELDTLASQLDDLASFFVQDSTEPPSPQPSQVAKILARSARHSYIPQPSLETTTNSLDASTASYDTMSLAPQPLSFSTYSPDPFLSESTKISAPIDEASIKNVSLL; encoded by the coding sequence ATGGACcaggaagaggaggcgcAGGTCGTGATCCCCGATCTCGAAGACGAAGATGTCCTAGGAAGCTGCCTCGATGCGACTTTAAATAATGGATTCTCCAGTCCGAATGGGCTACCAACAGATCCGCGTTCTGCCGACATCTCGGATGCCCAGCACCTTCCGCCACCGTTCCCCACAccgtcttcctcctcgaTACCCATTTCCACAAGCAAGCGCACTCCTGGAAAGCTGCTTCATTTTCGTACAGCATCTCTCACTGCAGATGAATCTGCGTCTATTTCCGCCAAAAGCTCATTGCGCTTTGGCTCTTCGTTCTCCAATGCTTTCCAAGGTATGGACTACTTTCAGTCACCCGGCCGTTCAACGGACGCACTGCACAATTTTTCATTCCCAGTCAAGAAGCCTTCATTTGCAAGTTTGCGTGCAGCCATCAAGGGCCAGCCATCGACGCCCACACACAAGGAGCCGTCTTCAGATGCTGGGCCTTCTCCTTTGAGTCGCTCTGCTGACATATCGGCGGTTTCATCGAGCCTAATGCAATCGACAAGCACGCCTTGGTCAGTCAAGTGGCATAAAAAAGGAGCGTCACAAGACGGGTCCCTCTCTGGTCCACTGAATTTGAGCCCCACACGACCGATGCGCCCCCAACACGCTCACAAAATCTCACAAATGTCGGACATGTTGGCCGATGGAATGCCTGTGTCGCCACTAGGCAATGTGGCTTATCCCACATCACACGATATGCTGTCCTCACCTGTGGAAGATGTCGATGCTTTGCATATGCTCTCGCCGTTCAGTACTACTCCGTCTGCAGAGCCCATGACATATGCCATGCGGCAGATATTTGCCCGTTTCCAAGCGTTAGCTGATGATGCACTGCATGCTGTACTCGTAACGCAGCAGGACTGCGACGTTCTTTCCATCCTTTTTCCAACCCAGGCGCACCGCACGGGCTGGGACGATGTGCTTTCGACCATGGCGAGTCTTGCTCGTCATAATAGACCTCTCGtgatcgagtcgctgctTACATGGCGGTCCGATGTACTGGACCATCCTCTGTCTCTTCGTCCTACGCATAGGCGACCCAGTGATGCGCTCTCCATTTCCAGCATCAacagcgtcgctggcgACGTGCTTCATCGCCGACGAGCACTAGCTTCAACATACTTGACCAGCCAAGCACTGCTTGTGACTGTCCCACCCGGCACAAATGACCGCATGggtgacgaagaagaggacCCTGCGATGAATGAATTTGTCACGACCGTTTTCCAATTTCTACACCTATGCTCGATGGACCGCGAGAGTGAGCGTGGCTCACAGACGCGGCTGCATACTtcgctgcagcagcaatgCTTTGATGTCGTGGCGCGTCTGATAGGCGAATTGTCTCGACATTGTCTGCCGATGCTAGGCGCCCAATTCGTCTCGATCCTGCAGCAATCAAGTACTGTGGTCGTGTCCCGTGACAATGAGCTACTGACTGAAGCTGCCGTCCTGGGCATGCGATACCTGCGCATCATCACCTATCCAATGGATGTATTTGAAACCGGTGCCGAGTTTTTGCAAGTGCTCGCACGATTCTTTGTTCACTCGCATGGGTATCGGATCAAACGTGCTTttgcgcgtgtgctgcacaCGATTATTGAGCCCGTGGCTCGTACAGCGTCAGCTGAGCTATTTCATCCGACTTGGATGGATGCTATGGCAACGCTCATGCCAAAGACCCAAGGCATGGCTATGCGTGCGCGCTACTTCGGTACGGCTTACCCCTTGTGGACTGTGGCTCTTTGTGCTTCGCCGCCAGATGTGCTTGTAGATCGCTGGTTTCCCTGTGTCGAGGCTGGCTGGTCGCGTATGCGTGAGCGAAAAGATACAGAAACGCGTGCCATGGTATATGCTTGTGCGGCTCAGTTGTTCTGGGCCTACCTGTTTCGATGCCATGAGGGCACCAATCccacgcagcgtcgccTCGATGCATTCTTCGGACTGTGCTTACCGCCTGTGCGCTCCAACGTTTCACCAACAGACGTTTGTGTGGATTCGTGTGTCGATATGTTGAGCGCGGCTTTGTACCGACAATTTGAATATACATACCCCTTGATTCTCGACATGCTACGGCATACAAGTCTTGACAAGAAGTCGGCACCTGCCGTGTTTCAGCCAGACTTGCTGCAGCCTGTGCGGATGTGCATTGCTATCCGTTCTGTGGCTCGCACACGTCATTACTACGTGTGTGGTGAAATGCCGAGTCTGCCCGGAGCTGCATTACCATCGATGGAAGAACTGGCGATCGAACCTGAGGGGTCTGTGGCGGTTCCCAATGCACATGTTGAGCAGGTCCAGATGCAATTGGATGCGGTTATGACACAAATTGCCTTGCATTGCGACTACCTTTTGAAAGACCTCACGGTTCTCGATGGTCAAGTGCCCTTAGCTCCAGGGACGAATGCGCCTCATTTACCAACCACGCCTGGATCTGAACCTTTCGAAGTtcgcacgcacgctcaAGGTGCATTTACCGTGGCTTATGCTGCTGAGCACCAGCCGTATCTCGATCTGCTTCGTACCTGCATCGAAACATGGCCACGCTGCATGTCCCACTCGGTAAGCAAGGCTACATGTCACTCTCTCCTCTTTCGCGGACTATTTTGCGTCGAGCCTCGTGTCCAGCAGGCAAGCGCAGCTGCTCTCTCGCGCATTGCTCGTGGTGGCGAAGAAGCGCATTCGATTCTGCGGGCGCTTCTGCAATGGCTTTTTCGCAAGGATGGCGTTGTCTGGGAGCTTCAGTCCCATGCTGATGTACTTGTTGCACAGTTCGCCCAGGTTGCAGACGTAATGGTTTCATTGCTTGAATTGTGTGGCACTGAAACACCACCTCCtgacgagctcgagacggGTGCCTGGTTGCTGCTCTGCGTCCCCAGCTCTGTTTTGCGACATCGAACAACGCGTCTCTTACTGCACCACACATCCTTATCAGAGTTTTATACGAAGTTTTTCATGCGCCCATGTACTGACTTTATCGACCAAAGCACGTCATCACAGCTTTCTGCATCGCAACGCGCTCGCATTGCAAAGTGGCGCGATGCTGGCTCAGCGTACCCCCTCAATCGTCTTGCAAGCTCGAGCGAAAATGGCACTTTGTGGTCTGCAGCACTCCCGCGTGTTCTTCAGCACTTGGAGCAAAGGGCGCCGCACTTAACTGAACAGCTATATGTCCTGCTTCTCGGCGCAGtccagcgtctcgagccTAGCATGGCGTCCATTGCACGCCTGCGCAAAGGTACGGCGCAAGTCCCTCTCACACTCACGTTCTTGCGGCAGATATggcgcatgtacgtgcTGGCCTTGTGCACTGTCTGTCGAGCTCATACCCAGCACATCGCTCTGCTCATGCCGTACCTTGTGTGTGATGACTATGATCTGCAGTCGACTGCCGCCGAGGCCCTGAGCCATTGCCATGCGCTTGCATATCCTACCCTCATTTCCGCGCTCTCCCACCTCTTTGACAACATGCATTGGCCCGTCCGTCTGTGTATTGGTCACATACTTGCCCAAACGACAGCCGCTCTCACATCGGCATCTTCCTTGGCGCCATGGCTGCTAACGTGGATCCATCAGACCATGCACATCTTACAATTCGACTTGGCACCTGATGTGCAAGTGTATCGCCTACGCCGTTATTTATGCATGGTGCTCGCTGGTTTTTACTCAAGCCTAGAGGCTGAGCATGCAGCACATGTCTTTCCCGTGGAACTGCGCATGCGTCTCCTCATTGTGCTGCACGACTGGCGCTCTCTACAAGATGCTTCACGTCTTGCTGCCCAGCTTTCTGCCGCATTGGAACGGACGGCGTCGAAGCCGAAAGACAAGATCATTGTGTCGTTACGTCACGAACTGCATTTGCTCGCACTCTGTGCTGAAGATGCAATGGCTGCATTATGTGCTGGCGGCTTCGATTCCACGACAATGGATACCTCCCCCGTGCTTACATGGCTATGCGAGATGCTTGCTGCACCTTCGTCCCATACACGCGATACAGCGCAACGTGGACTGCGTGCTCTGCTCATGCACAATCCTTCAAACGCTGTGGTACTGGACACTGTCGTGGCGTATTGCTATCATGACCTTTCTCAATCCCATGCAAGTCGCACGGCATTTGCTGTATTATGTGACACATACCCACATCTTGAGATGCCCGCAGCTCACATTGTATGTCTCTCTCTATGTCTTCTTGCCCATCCCGATGTTCATCTGCGTACACGCGCCCTAAATATGCTTGAATCATTCACTGACCGCCAATCCACGCCAGTATCACTTATCTCCATGTCCCCATCTGTTCTTTCTTTTCATCCGGCTGTGTATCTCGACGCTCAATCCTCTATCTCACAGCTTCTTTCTCATGCTACTGTTATAAACGCGCTTGCCGAGTGGACGCGTCGTATTGACGATATTCCCCCATCTTTCCACGAGCCTGTCCTTACGCTTATACCCCCATGGCTCCGAGCTGCATCTTTGGGGAACGAGAGTGATGCACTGGTACATCTTGTAACTCTGTCTCACCTCTTCGGTCGCGCACATCCGCTCGCCGTGCGAAATCTGTGGCAAGCAGTGGGATGGTCTACAGCGGATACTCATGCCCTCCTACATTTTCTACACACGCGCACATTGCACTATCGGAGCTTCGAATTCTTGGAGGTGGCTCGTCTGATTGTCGCAAATCTGCCTCCGGCAGCTAGGCAAGTCGCCCAACATGCTTTGCTCGAATCCATGGTTCCTGAAGCTGCCATCCCTTATTCCCCCTCTGGCATCTCTGCTCTCTCGATTGATGCTTACTTCCCTCCACCAGGCACTGAGCTCATGCCACTTGCACCCACTCTCATCTCGCTTTTATTCTTTGGCGAGTGTGTAGATGCGTCGCTACTGCGTCACGAACGCCTCCCGATTGTTCTACATCTGTTATGCATGTATTTGGATGGTACATCTTCTGCTCTGCACAGCAGTATCCTGCGTGCGGCCGAGCAAATCCTCAGTGTGTTACCCACtcgcatcgagctgcagaCAAACCTTTTTTTGGCTCTTCGCTCAGCCCATGCTATGAGTCGTATCGATTTGGTGACATATGGAGCGATGCATGTTCCCCAAAAGCTTGAAGTGCTTGTCAACGTCCTGTGCGATGCAGTAGAGCGGCACGTCATTCCCATTCGTGATGTATGGTGTGATGTTGCTCAGTTCTGGGCAGTCAATGCGCCAGTGCGTCGCATGGCATGCCGTTCGCTTCAAGTGATGCGAGCTCTGCGTCCAACATATGCCATTTCAGCCGTGCCTAGCTTACTTGCGCGTCTTGCAGAGACCCTACCTTCGTCTGAAGCTATGCCGTATACGCTCGAGTTATTAAGCACACTTGAAGCGATCATCCCTACGGCGGTCCCCGAGGTTCTTGCACCTATTTTTTGGGCCGTCGCAGCATGCGTCCAGACAACGTGGATACCAGTGTTTGTGGCAACTGTGTCATTACTACACACGTGGATGGACCATATCGACATGTCCCTATCAACGTGCAATACACTATGGACATCACGTCCCTCATCCTGGAATGTTTCAGCTGCTGGCATCCAGTGCGCTCTTGTTCGTGGGTTACGCCTCCCCCGTTGCGATGTCATGGTCTTACATCTACTAGAACGCATGGCACACATTGAGCATCCTGAACTCCTTGAAAGTACAATGCAGGACCGAGTTCTTACTCTTTTTACGGCTGCTTTACCGTGGTTTCTGCAAGCTTGCGAAAATGAAAAgtcagcgcatcatgcTTTGGTACTGCGCCTGGGGGATGCTCTTACAAACCTGGCCAACAATGCTCAACGTTCTGATGTGGCACGTATTACAGCATCTATTGCCCGTGGGCGTTTCCGACGTGCCGATGATCTAGCTCGGCAGGCGGCTTTATCGATTGCTCTCGGATGTACACAACCGCGTGCAGTACATCTTGTCACACTCTTGGTCTTGATGCTGTACCACGAATCGGAGGACCTGTGCCGGCTTGTGCTCTTGGCTTTACCGCCATGCCTTCAGGCACTACAAGCCCAGGATATCTCTTCCCTTGTACCTGatgtgccgctggatcCACTTGTGCGTTTGCTGCATTCACCGCTCGCTTCACTCGCACTCGATGTACTGCATTCACCCATTTTTGTTGACGAGTCTTCCACACCCACCCTACAAGTATGTGGCTGGACAGGTCTATCAGCTGAATCAGACGCACGCATGTCATGTTCCAATATGCAAGCTGTGTCTAAAACATGGTCAGTGCCAGATTCAGAACGCGGCGTTCTTGCATTTGTGCCAGACGGAGATGGAGACGCCGACGATGAACGAGACGAACTAGATACCTTGGCGAGTCAACTGGACGACTTGGCGAGCTTTTTCGTACAGGACAGCACGGAACCGCCATCTCCGCAGCCATCACAAGTTGCTAAGATCCTTGCAAGGTCAGCACGTCATTCCTACATACCTCAGCCTTCTCTCGAGACGACAACCAATTCTCTCGACGCATCAACCGCATCGTATGATACCATGTCTCTTGCTCCACAACCACTATCCTTTTCTACATACAGTCCGGACCCATTCTTGAGTGAAAGCACGAAAATATCAGCACCAATTGACGAAGCTTCCATCAAAAATGTAAGCCTACTTTAA
- a CDS encoding poly(A) RNA binding protein involved in nuclear mRNA export, producing the protein MPKRTHKPLVSRALRGAGLMEDDSMTVDDDGQIGESMTRAQRRKMARSDPAHGGRRGAVNRKAAMNVNSGIRPANARKGAVLGSHALTKASDVSPKTNVVETLRRFLTSRWNASMNLLNLENMQQDAILSEANIVPPGAPGAHRDLGTALWKLSADMFPTLSTLSLAGNAWTNLQPLALLGQYIPKLANLSLERNDLRWVRDLDVLVTKRHGLHALQELVLLGNPLQQNAVEGGNEDGYRRDVLVKFPDLRILDMKPVMDVERGFSQLFQGRGHKKAGPEASQVPLRHFCVQTRPGFVDGDAKQVVPEFLSLYFSAYDQDRTRLGPVYSSNARFTYSINSSPPPRARAERLMHTMPHQKDLTFDKYIELGSRNLMRTHNVKPLLRSMHYGGEAIVAFLKRLPITMHPLHDASKFVVDAWLLPNVDVKAQTSATERPDALLFINVHGEFCEAPSQGIRSFDRVFVVAPAPPASPAQQLGWPCVIVSDMLTLRHYSRESAFQPNALPMGPSAAPGLTPEQHAMSLELSAQTKLTYPYAVQCLGENGWDMTRAVNVFASLQAAGSIPSEAFAT; encoded by the coding sequence ATGCCAAAGCGAACGCACAAACCGCTCGTCTCGCGGGCTTTACGTGGGGCGGGTCTGATGGAAGATGATTCCATGACGGTCGACGATGATGGTCAGATTGGTGAGAGCATGACGCGTGCCCAGCGCCGGAAAATGGCACGATCAGATCCGGCGCATGGCGGTCGACGGGGCGCAGTGAATCGCAAGGCCGCTATGAATGTGAACAGCGGGATACGACCGGCGAATGCACGAAAAGGTGCAGTGCTGGGCTCGCATGCTTTGACCAAAGCGTCAGACGTGTCGCCCAAGACGAACGttgtcgagacgctgcgaCGTTTTCTTACGTCGCGCTGGAATGCATCCATGAACCTGCTCAACCTCGAAAACATGCAGCAAGATGCTATTTTATCTGAAGCAAATATAGTGCCGCCTGGTGCGCCTGGTGCTCATCGTGATCttggcacggcgctgtggAAACTCAGTGCAGACATGTTCCCCACCCTCTCGACTCTGTCCCTGGCAGGAAATGCATGGACAAACCTACAGCCCCTCGCTTTGCTTGGACAATATATCCCGAAACTCGCAAACTTATCGCTTGAGCGCAATGACCTACGCTGGGTGCGTGATCTTGATGTGCTCGTCACCAAACGACATGGTTTGCATGCCCTGCAAGAGCTGGTGTTATTAGGAAATCCACTCCAACAAAACGCTGTGGAAGGTGGCAATGAAGATGGATACCGCCGCGATGTGCTGGTCAAGTTTCCGGACCTACGTATTCTTGACATGAAGCCGGTCAtggacgtcgagcgcggcttTTCGCAATTGTTTCAGGGCCGCGGTCACAAAAAGGCTGGGCCTGAAGCGTCACAGGTGCCGCTCCGGCACTTTTGTGTGCAGACGCGACCTGGCTTTGTGGATGGCGATGCCAAGCAGGTCGTGCCTGAGTTTCTCTCCCTGTATTTTTCAGCCTATGACCAGGATCGCACGCGTCTCGGACCTGTGTACAGCTCGAATGCGCGGTTCACATACAGCATTAATTCGAGTCCACCACcacgagcgcgtgcggAGCGACTGATGCATACCATGCCGCACCAAAAGGATTTGACATTTGACAAGTACATCGAGCTGGGCTCACGAAATttgatgcgcacgcacaatgTCAAGCCGCTGTTACGAAGTATGCACTATGGCGGAGAAGCCATCGTTGCATTTCTTAAGAGGTTACCCATTACGATGCATCCTTTGCACGATGCGAGCAAGTTTGTCGTGGACGCATGGCTGCTGCCGAACGTCGATGTCAAGGCTCAGACGAGTGCAACAGAGCGACCAGATGCGCTTCTTTTTATCAATGTGCATGGCGAGTTTTGCGAGGCACCCTCTCAAGGCATCCGATCCTTTGACCGTGTCTTCGTAGTGGCGCCCGCGCCTCCCGCGTCACCAGCACAGCAGCTAGGCTGGCCGTGTGTCATTGTGAGTGATATGCTGACCCTACGGCACTATTCACGCGAATCAGCGTTCCAGCCAAATGCCTTGCCGATGGGCCCCTCCGCAGCGCCGGGTCTGACACCcgagcagcatgccatGTCGTTGGAGCTCTCGGCGCAGACCAAGCTGACGTACCCATATGCCGTGCAGTGCCTCGGGGAGAATGGTTGGGACATGACGCGTGCTGTCAACGTGTTTGCCTCGCTGCAGGCGGCCGGCTCGATTCCATCCGAGGCCTTTGCCACATAG
- a CDS encoding phosphatidylinositol glycan, class F: MPRSIWPVRHTFDLALILFVLQPTLLVFTLVDFARTSESTTFLGQSFAYLSRVLRPGQRASNVDKTSLVWEAMHSLFGIALTQAWYCVRMSGWLSMAEGYERKEDAAALKRRRIPIRAQVEAIVFSSFSLPLLWALSASIIFALGAPANTAYFGTAILAAHVTLLGLWPVSHILGLPPSPMWSRILAAPSHATPGEILVLVPSACACLGAALGAWAQALDWGRLWQTWPLPSMYTSAIGLVVGHLLAFVMAMWQRPRMESSRPPAARQTR, translated from the coding sequence ATGCCACGATCGATATGGCCGGTGCGGCACACCTTTGACCTCGCGCTGATCTTGTTCGTGCTACAGCCGACGCTTTTGGTGTTCACGTTGGTCGACTTTGCACGTACATCGGAGAGCACCACGTTCCTCGGCCAGAGCTTCGCGTACCTGTCCAGGGTACTTCGACCCGGCCAACGCGCGTCGAATGTGGACAAGACTTCGCTCGTATGGGAGGCTATGCACAGTCTATTTGGCATCGCCCTCACGCAGGCGTGGTATTGCGTACGAATGAGTGGATGGCTTAGTATGGCCGAAGGATACGAGCGGAAGGAAGACGCCGCGGCACTGAAGCGGCGCCGTATACCTATTCGTGCCCAGGTCGAGGCCATTGTGTTTTCTTCATTCTCGCTACCGCTGCTGTGGGCCCTATCAGCTAGCATCATATTCGCTCTTGGTGCGCCGGCGAATACAGCCTACTTTGGCACCGCCATtcttgcggcgcatgtcACGCTTCTGGGCTTGTGGCCCGTTTCTCACATTCTCGGCCTACCACCTTCTCCCATGTGGTCGCGAATCCTGGCTGCACCATCTCATGCTACGCCCGGTGAGATACTGGtgctcgtgccgagcgcgtgtgctTGCCTCGGTGCCGCACTTGGTGCATGGGCACAGGCCCTTGACTGGGGCCGTCTGTGGCAGACGTGGCCGCTACCCAGCATGTACACCTCGGCTATCGGACTCGTGGTGGGCCATCTACTTGCTTTCGTCATGGCTATGTGGCAAAGGCCTCGGATGGAATCGAGCCGGCCGCCTGCAGCGAGGCAAACACGTTGA